One part of the Candidatus Thorarchaeota archaeon genome encodes these proteins:
- a CDS encoding hydrogenase iron-sulfur subunit, giving the protein MTQATTKTTTTGNDWEPKIVAFCCNWCSYAGADLAGTSRIQYPPNARIIRVNCTGRIDPDFILAALEMGADGVLVSGCHPGDCHYTSGNLKMQARWALLRKAIEQAGIDPRRIRLQWASASEAQIFADGVTLLIDQVKKLGPLRGQWR; this is encoded by the coding sequence ATGACTCAAGCAACAACAAAGACTACTACGACCGGTAATGACTGGGAACCTAAGATAGTTGCATTCTGCTGCAACTGGTGCTCGTACGCTGGTGCCGACTTAGCCGGAACAAGCCGTATACAATACCCCCCAAACGCTCGAATCATCAGGGTGAATTGTACCGGGCGGATCGACCCGGACTTTATTCTTGCAGCCCTTGAGATGGGCGCAGATGGAGTGCTGGTTTCAGGGTGTCACCCCGGAGACTGTCACTATACGAGTGGGAACCTGAAGATGCAGGCACGATGGGCGCTCTTGCGCAAGGCGATCGAGCAAGCGGGGATCGACCCTCGACGGATTCGATTGCAGTGGGCAAGTGCCTCTGAGGCCCAGATCTTTGCCGATGGGGTGACCCTGCTTATCGATCAAGTAAAGAAACTAGGACCTCTAAGGGGGCAATGGAGATGA
- a CDS encoding CoB--CoM heterodisulfide reductase iron-sulfur subunit A family protein, protein MRSTAALVVGGGVAGMQAALDIAGQGYKVYLVEKSPSIGGRMAALDKTFPTLDCSACILTPRLSEVSRHPNIELLTYSEVKNVTGEVGDFKVEVLRKARYVHEDRCSGCGDCARECPIEVPNEFDEYLGFRKAIYVMFPQSTPNVYTIDKNSCIQCKRCQRVCERGAIDFEMQDETVELSVGVIILSTGYKLFDVRKYPRLGYGRYRNVITAMEFERLINAAGPTQGHLIRLSDGTVPKNIGFIQCVGARDIKKGVPNCSRVCCMYGIKNAVMAREHDAEANVTIYYADIRAFGKGFEEFYEMARTRFGVSFMKGRVGEIEEDPVTKNLRFEVENTLTGQMQNVEHDLVVLCPGLQPAEDLDQLAAMLGLRTSSDGYVETMDCLASPLETDNPGILVCGCVDGPKDIPDSVTAGSAAAMRATILLSGGGK, encoded by the coding sequence ATGAGATCGACAGCGGCACTTGTTGTTGGTGGTGGCGTTGCTGGCATGCAGGCCGCCCTAGACATTGCTGGTCAAGGGTACAAGGTCTATCTGGTTGAAAAATCACCTTCTATTGGAGGACGCATGGCTGCCCTCGATAAGACATTTCCCACTTTGGACTGCTCGGCCTGTATTCTGACTCCACGGCTGAGCGAGGTCTCCCGACACCCGAACATTGAACTCCTTACCTATTCAGAGGTCAAGAATGTCACGGGAGAGGTTGGCGACTTCAAAGTCGAGGTGTTGCGAAAGGCTCGTTACGTGCATGAAGATCGATGTTCTGGATGCGGTGACTGTGCCAGAGAATGCCCGATAGAGGTCCCGAACGAGTTCGATGAGTATCTTGGTTTCCGAAAGGCCATCTACGTAATGTTTCCACAATCGACTCCTAATGTCTACACTATTGACAAGAACTCTTGTATTCAATGTAAGAGATGCCAACGGGTCTGCGAGCGCGGTGCGATCGACTTTGAGATGCAGGATGAGACGGTCGAGCTCTCAGTCGGCGTGATCATTCTCTCAACAGGGTACAAGCTCTTTGATGTACGAAAATATCCACGGTTAGGATATGGTCGCTATCGTAATGTGATCACAGCCATGGAGTTCGAGCGGTTGATTAATGCAGCCGGTCCTACTCAGGGACACCTCATTCGACTCAGTGATGGCACGGTCCCAAAGAATATTGGATTCATTCAGTGCGTTGGTGCTCGTGACATCAAGAAGGGCGTTCCCAACTGTTCCCGAGTGTGTTGCATGTACGGGATCAAGAATGCTGTTATGGCCCGCGAACATGATGCAGAGGCAAACGTCACGATCTACTATGCGGACATCCGTGCCTTTGGGAAGGGCTTTGAAGAATTCTACGAGATGGCCCGAACACGTTTTGGTGTTAGTTTCATGAAGGGTCGTGTTGGTGAGATTGAGGAAGATCCAGTCACGAAGAATCTGCGCTTTGAGGTAGAAAACACCCTTACTGGTCAGATGCAGAACGTTGAGCACGACCTCGTGGTCCTGTGTCCCGGTCTCCAACCCGCTGAGGATCTTGATCAGCTCGCGGCTATGCTTGGACTTCGAACATCCAGTGACGGCTATGTTGAGACCATGGACTGTCTTGCCTCACCCTTAGAGACCGATAACCCGGGAATCCTTGTATGTGGTTGTGTTGATGGGCCGAAAGATATCCCTGACTCCGTGACCGCCGGAAGCGCGGCGGCCATGAGAGCAACTATTCTTCTCTCTGGAGGTGGAAAGTAG
- a CDS encoding CoB--CoM heterodisulfide reductase iron-sulfur subunit A family protein, protein MTENETPRIGVFVCHCGHNIAGTVDVVRVAKEAEKFPNVVFSTDEMFMCADSGQELIRTKIKEHDLTRIIVASCSPRMHEPTFRRVVEEGGLNRYVFEQVNLREHVSWCHMHEPEAATEKAIDLVRMAVARAAKLEPLPIKRVKVIPRTLVVGGGIAGLRASLDIADRGFEVVLVEKQDKLGGNVIKWTHMFPSDRTGTEVVEPLIERVESHSNIKVYKSSRVIDFEGYIGNFEVTIESQGRKKNETVEVGAVIVATGFEAFKPKGYYGYGESPDIVTLDELQAMPRQDLLLRPSDGKPAKKIAFIGCVGSREPGKKGHEHCSRYCCSAVAKAAADLRDRVDEALVLYQDVRTYGRGHEDIHRLARQKRVIFSKFEPDEKPEVTVTDGKIKMRWRDVLADDQLAFEPDLLILASAMIPPSDVEETATMFSLTRSGDGFFNPEHIKLAPLTTHTAGIMIAGVAQAAKNASESVIDASGAAAKAASLLARGEVEIESTVSRVDPDLCSSCHTCVAACPYGAISMDDSDPPIAVVTEAKCHGCGTCAAGCPSGAITMFHSTDEQILSMVEALLVPSPISGGE, encoded by the coding sequence ATGACTGAAAACGAGACCCCGCGTATCGGTGTCTTTGTATGCCATTGTGGTCATAACATTGCGGGCACCGTAGATGTTGTTCGTGTTGCGAAAGAGGCCGAAAAATTCCCGAATGTTGTATTCTCAACAGACGAGATGTTCATGTGTGCTGATTCGGGACAGGAACTTATCCGGACAAAGATCAAAGAGCACGACCTGACCCGTATCATCGTGGCGAGCTGTTCTCCGCGAATGCATGAGCCAACCTTCAGGCGAGTAGTAGAAGAGGGAGGTCTCAACAGGTACGTCTTTGAACAGGTCAATTTACGTGAGCATGTTTCTTGGTGTCACATGCATGAACCCGAGGCTGCAACGGAGAAGGCCATTGACCTCGTGAGGATGGCTGTCGCCCGAGCTGCAAAGCTGGAGCCTCTCCCAATTAAACGAGTCAAGGTGATCCCTCGTACTCTCGTCGTGGGTGGAGGTATCGCTGGACTGCGTGCCTCTCTTGATATTGCAGATCGTGGTTTTGAGGTGGTCCTTGTCGAGAAACAGGACAAGCTCGGTGGCAACGTAATCAAGTGGACCCACATGTTCCCATCAGATCGTACCGGTACAGAGGTTGTCGAACCACTCATAGAGCGAGTAGAGTCCCATTCAAATATCAAGGTCTACAAGAGCAGCCGAGTCATTGACTTTGAGGGGTACATTGGGAATTTCGAGGTCACAATTGAGTCACAGGGTCGCAAAAAGAATGAGACCGTAGAAGTAGGGGCTGTCATTGTGGCAACTGGATTCGAGGCTTTCAAACCAAAGGGCTACTACGGTTATGGTGAATCACCAGACATTGTGACGCTCGATGAGCTTCAGGCGATGCCTCGACAGGATCTTCTTCTTCGGCCAAGCGACGGAAAGCCTGCAAAGAAGATCGCATTCATTGGATGTGTTGGTTCACGAGAACCCGGTAAGAAGGGGCACGAGCACTGTTCGCGATATTGTTGTTCCGCTGTTGCGAAGGCCGCTGCGGACCTACGAGACCGGGTTGATGAGGCACTCGTTCTCTATCAGGATGTCCGTACCTACGGTCGAGGACATGAGGATATTCACAGGCTCGCACGACAGAAGCGAGTCATATTCAGCAAGTTCGAACCAGATGAGAAGCCCGAGGTCACAGTAACGGATGGCAAGATCAAGATGCGATGGCGGGACGTACTTGCCGACGACCAACTTGCGTTCGAACCTGACCTGCTGATTCTTGCATCAGCGATGATACCGCCATCAGATGTTGAAGAGACCGCGACCATGTTCAGTCTGACGCGAAGTGGTGATGGCTTCTTCAATCCAGAACACATCAAGCTAGCACCTCTCACAACGCACACTGCGGGGATTATGATCGCAGGAGTGGCACAGGCTGCAAAGAACGCCTCCGAATCGGTCATCGATGCAAGTGGCGCAGCAGCAAAGGCAGCATCACTCTTGGCACGGGGTGAGGTCGAGATAGAGTCCACGGTCTCACGAGTGGACCCGGATCTCTGTTCCTCTTGTCATACCTGTGTTGCGGCCTGTCCTTATGGAGCCATATCCATGGACGATTCGGATCCACCGATTGCTGTTGTGACAGAGGCCAAATGTCATGGGTGCGGAACCTGCGCGGCCGGCTGCCCCAGTGGTGCCATTACGATGTTTCATTCTACGGATGAGCAGATTCTCTCTATGGTTGAAGCGCTACTGGTTCCAAGCCCGATCAGCGGAGGTGAGTGA
- a CDS encoding 4Fe-4S dicluster domain-containing protein, whose amino-acid sequence MNETVYTPTSSFAEELAAIPGGEAVNKCIQCGICTASCAVARYSDEYRPRQLIQKILLGEREEVLKSTLPWLCMTCRLCEERCQEGVSPAEIFHAVRILAAREGHVPQSFRHVVSALIRDGWLLNDSYTDFEEDDREDLGLNTELGWNNEFLKRIKKLIPLEESE is encoded by the coding sequence ATGAATGAAACGGTCTATACCCCTACCTCTAGCTTCGCAGAGGAGCTTGCAGCCATCCCTGGTGGCGAAGCTGTGAACAAATGTATTCAATGTGGTATCTGTACCGCTAGCTGTGCCGTTGCAAGATATTCCGATGAGTATCGGCCACGACAACTGATCCAGAAGATCCTCTTGGGCGAACGTGAAGAGGTCCTCAAGAGTACGCTTCCTTGGCTCTGCATGACCTGTAGGCTCTGTGAAGAACGTTGTCAGGAGGGTGTCAGTCCTGCGGAGATATTTCATGCAGTCCGAATTTTAGCAGCACGCGAGGGTCATGTTCCACAATCTTTCAGGCATGTTGTTAGTGCATTGATTAGGGATGGGTGGTTGCTGAATGATTCCTACACGGACTTTGAGGAGGATGACAGGGAGGATCTCGGCCTCAATACCGAGTTGGGTTGGAATAATGAATTTTTGAAGCGGATTAAAAAATTAATACCACTGGAGGAGAGCGAATGA
- a CDS encoding CoB--CoM heterodisulfide reductase iron-sulfur subunit B family protein, producing the protein MREILLYTGCTTPVRLPAYEAATIAVLEKLGVKAREMTDVTCCGAQYIESISPTAFAAMSGRILAVAEKEGLDILAICGACSGSLKITKHELDHDKQLRDEINDILADEGLKYTGKVRVRHLLQVLAEDIGYETIERAIVKPYTGLKVSAHYGCHVTRPFDIVQVDDPENPTILDRLAEIAGAEAVDYAGKTRCCGGPMLAMDESLATKIGQEKVNNIADVGADVILTACEFCDIQLTQVQFDDNFDASRRIPVMPITQFLGPALGIDEERLGFSLNRIDPQEVLAALQGGQA; encoded by the coding sequence ATGAGAGAGATACTGCTTTACACTGGGTGCACCACTCCAGTCAGACTTCCGGCTTACGAGGCCGCAACGATCGCTGTACTTGAGAAGTTGGGAGTGAAGGCCCGTGAGATGACCGATGTCACATGTTGCGGTGCTCAATACATCGAATCGATCAGCCCGACCGCGTTCGCAGCAATGAGCGGACGAATCCTTGCAGTCGCTGAAAAAGAGGGTCTCGATATCTTGGCGATCTGTGGAGCGTGTTCAGGGTCTCTCAAGATCACCAAGCACGAGCTTGACCACGACAAGCAGTTGCGTGATGAGATCAATGACATCCTGGCGGATGAGGGTCTCAAGTACACAGGAAAGGTACGAGTTCGACATCTCCTTCAGGTGCTTGCGGAGGACATCGGGTACGAGACAATTGAGCGTGCAATCGTCAAGCCCTACACCGGGTTGAAGGTTTCCGCTCACTATGGATGCCACGTGACACGACCGTTTGATATTGTGCAGGTGGACGATCCGGAGAACCCAACGATCCTTGACCGACTGGCCGAGATCGCAGGTGCTGAGGCTGTGGACTATGCTGGCAAGACCCGGTGCTGTGGTGGTCCCATGCTTGCGATGGACGAGTCACTTGCTACCAAGATCGGTCAGGAGAAGGTCAACAATATTGCAGATGTCGGTGCCGACGTTATACTCACCGCCTGTGAATTCTGTGACATTCAACTTACTCAGGTTCAATTCGACGATAATTTTGATGCTTCAAGGAGAATACCCGTCATGCCCATCACTCAGTTCTTGGGACCAGCTTTAGGAATTGATGAAGAAAGACTTGGATTTTCGCTCAACCGCATTGACCCACAAGAGGTCCTTGCTGCCCTTCAGGGGGGACAGGCATGA
- a CDS encoding F420-nonreducing hydrogenase produces the protein MTEPVPVAMAQGSSCWGCYQSLIDIHLHLADVLPKLDIKFWTCVADFKHQDLENYPDGSIAVGFYEGVARTEEDTHLLKVMRKKCKILVAFGTCSCYGGIPGLANFYDIEECYDVKFRENRTVTGGKVPSENLPPIEPVIRANNTIVDFDIYLPGCPPTSELILKAVTALLSGTPLDLPPHAVCHYCKREKKETPIPEILRPYQGNADPDRCLLEQGYICMGSATWGLCEGLCVNRGATCRGCFGPVPPIDSDQGAAGIGMLGTYAPIDPEKIENECKDPLGQFWRFTYPASRLGRIRIKREEAKK, from the coding sequence TTGACAGAACCCGTACCAGTAGCAATGGCTCAGGGCAGTTCATGTTGGGGCTGTTACCAGAGCTTGATCGACATTCATCTTCATCTGGCAGATGTTCTCCCGAAACTTGATATCAAGTTCTGGACCTGTGTCGCAGACTTCAAGCATCAGGACCTGGAGAACTATCCCGATGGCTCGATCGCGGTCGGCTTCTATGAGGGAGTCGCTCGGACCGAAGAGGACACGCACCTACTGAAAGTCATGCGTAAAAAATGCAAGATCCTTGTTGCTTTTGGAACGTGCTCTTGCTATGGAGGAATCCCGGGTCTTGCGAATTTCTACGACATCGAAGAGTGTTACGATGTTAAGTTCAGAGAGAACCGGACCGTGACCGGTGGTAAGGTCCCCTCAGAAAATCTTCCGCCGATAGAGCCCGTGATTCGTGCAAATAATACGATCGTCGACTTTGACATTTATCTGCCCGGCTGCCCCCCCACATCTGAACTCATTCTCAAAGCCGTGACTGCGCTCTTGAGCGGGACTCCCTTAGACCTTCCGCCTCATGCGGTCTGTCACTATTGTAAGAGAGAGAAGAAGGAGACCCCCATTCCTGAGATACTGCGACCGTATCAGGGTAATGCCGATCCTGACAGATGTCTTCTCGAACAAGGATACATCTGCATGGGCTCCGCCACCTGGGGTCTCTGTGAGGGCCTGTGTGTTAATCGGGGTGCGACTTGCCGAGGTTGCTTTGGTCCTGTGCCACCTATTGATTCGGACCAGGGCGCTGCGGGTATTGGCATGCTGGGCACTTACGCACCAATCGACCCTGAAAAGATCGAGAATGAATGCAAAGATCCTCTCGGTCAGTTCTGGCGGTTCACCTATCCCGCAAGTCGGCTTGGTCGAATCCGCATCAAGAGAGAGGAGGCTAAAAAATAA